A window from Esox lucius isolate fEsoLuc1 chromosome 16, fEsoLuc1.pri, whole genome shotgun sequence encodes these proteins:
- the tbc1d31 gene encoding TBC1 domain family member 31 isoform X3 produces the protein MQTTDIGNKEDGKIWHRKPTPINGVMVSVIHSAAAYQSKIVRFLHITFDATGDSFLAGDHHGNIYVFDISANRFRLIQKTGQACTALAFNLRRTTEFLVALADYSVKCFDKDTKQLVSWMRGHEGAVSSVSVHSSGRYAITTSTDTAQLWDLDTFQRKRKLNVRQSVGIQRVFFLPLSNTILSCFSDDSIFAWECDTLFCKYQLPVPDQGPRFHYKAFAVTRDGKTLAAGGRSNLLHLWCLEARQLLRVIQMPPKVRTVRQLDFLPDSFDGGSSQTLGVLSQDGIMRFIHIQTCKLLFNIGSHDNAITSAAVSPNGRHVVTIMDNGGLNIYAVQSLTQEFNKPPPPLVKVVSGGGPSALTVKVKSESVQRPSKTSSRSVKTKVLRPPAVSVAEEKENELPDGLNQKRLLGLLKAFGEYPAKYRMFVWRSLLRLPENHAAFSSLTDKGLHSAYISIQERYPIKSHKLQRGLQRVLSALAHWAAIFGETEYLPLVAFPFVKLFQNNPLLCFEVVATIIVNWCQHWFEYFPNPPLNVLSMVENVLAHHDKELLQHLTDCGVTSQLYVWPLLETLFSEVLTREEWLKLFDNVFSNHPAFLLVTVVSYVTCCRAPLLLCNHKEDFKYFFHHRNNLDISAMIKETYRLMEGTPAEIHPRNMLADFQPLTRGQYPVFNKYPTYIVEYQSQERERIRQQEMEFLRERQAVQELRAETVRRQAEDEAWYTQQELLQQAEEQRRNILQQEENKLAEQRTRLAAMKRELKVKEMQLMDAARRRFQKHQQHQRLTDLHRLDDQIQQKMKLREQESAAAVQDAEVRQIELETQRRLFEQQLAQEQVSVNQEVRAEVDTRTRRSEVDKTAFRRHLDDDTDIGLGTNQILVESMAEAGQVCTDTEWQAEVLRRLERDDMHQDSHNQLLARVHRETRAKEDQLVNAMKDMEGKMWEEVVAQKAKLEEEKLAADSAEAHRRVFLSQDQEEMEQHQEDLWSQARSVAGRQWERSARSPCSTRGLLVRPAGSGPALTEPNTPFCLNNQSTSGESTSFSLDRGRAELDCRERKLMQDIRELRQKLATRAKTSNSTTSQSPNSQ, from the exons ATGCAGACTACAGACATAGGAAACAAGGAGGATGGGAAAATATGGCATCGAAAACCAACACCAATCAATGG gGTCATGGTCAGTGTGATTCACAGTGCAGCTGCATATCAGTCCAAAATTGTCCGTTTCCTCCATATCACCTTTGACGCCACGGGGGACTCTTTCCTGGCTGGCGACCATCATGGgaatatttatgtttttgacATCAGCGCAAACAG GTTTAGACTTATTCAAAAGACAGGCCAAGCATGCACAGCCCTGGCTTTTAATCTTCGCAGGACAACAGAGTTCTTGGTTGCTCTGGCCGACTACTCCGTCAAGTGCTTTGACAAAG ATACCAAGCAGCTGGTGAGCTGGATGCGGGGCCACGAGGGGGCGGTATCCTCGGTGTCGGTCCACAGCTCTGGCCGCTATGCCATCACCACGTCGACTGACACGGCTCAGCTCTGGGACCTGGACACCTTTCAGAGGAAGAGGAAGCTCAATGTCCGCCAGTCTGTTGGGATACAGAGG GTGTTCTTCCTTCCCCTAAGCAACACCATCCTCAGCTGTTTCAGTGACGACTCCATCTTTGCCTGGGAGTGTGACACGTTGTTCTGCAAATACCAGCTGCCCGTCCCTGACCAGGGGCCCAGATTTCACTACAAAGCGTTTGCCGTCACACG GGATGGGAAGACGCTGGCTGCTGGGGGTCGGTCCAACCTGCTCCACCTGTGGTGTCTGGAGGCTCGGCAGCTCCTCCGAGTGATCCAGATGCCCCCTAAGGTCCGCACTGTCAGACAGCTGGACTTCCTACCGGACAGCTTTGACGGTGGCTCCAGTCAG ACTCTCGGGGTTCTCAGTCAGGACGGGATAATGCGTTTCATCCACATACAGACCTGTAAGCTGCTCTTCAACATCGGATCCCATGACAACGCCATCACCTCAGCCGCTGTCAGTCCCAACGGACGCCATGTTGTCACTATAATGGACAACGGGGGCTTGAACATCTACGCTGTGCAGAGTCTGACCCAGGAATTCAATAAG CCTCCTCCGCCCCTGGTCAAAGTGGTGTCTGGTGGAGGCCCTTCAGCTCTGACTGTGAAGGTTAAATCAGAATCTGTCCAGAGGCCAAGTAAAACCTCCAGTCGATCGGTCAAGACCAAAGTCCTGAGGCCACCGGCGGTCTCCGTGGCGGAGGAAAAAGAG AATGAACTGCCTGACGGGCTGAACCAGAAGAGGCTGTTGGGGTTGCTAAAGGCATTTGGAGAATATCCTGCAAAGTACAG GATGTTTGTGTGGCGCTCGCTGTTACGGCTGCCGGAGAACCATGCTGCCTTCAGCAGTCTCACCGACAAAGGCCTGCACTCCGCCTACATCAGCATCCAGGAGCGCTACCCAATCAAGAGCCACAAACTGCAACGAGGCCTCCAAAG gGTGTTGTCTGCACTGGCTCACTGGGCGGCCATCTTTGGAGAGACGGAGTACTTGCCCCTGGTGGCGTTTCCCTTCGTCAAGCTCTTCCAGAATAATCCACTCCTCTGTTTTGAAGTGGTCGCCACCATTATAG tgAACTGGTGCCAGCACTGGTTTGAGTACTTCCCAAACCCTCCTCTGAACGTTCTGAGCATGGTGGAGAACGTTCTGGCCCACCATGACAAAGAACTACTCCAGCATCTCACAGACTGTGGAGTCACCTCTCAG CTGTACGTCTGGCCCCTCCTAGAGACGCTGTTCTCAGAGGTCCTGACCAGAGAAGAGTGGCTGAAACTCTTTGACAACGTCTTCTCCAACCATCCTGCTTTCCTGTTGGTCACTGTGGTGTCCTATGTCACCTGTTGCCGTGCTCCCCTGCTGCTCTGCAACCACAAGGAGGACTTCAAG taTTTCTTCCACCACCGTAACAACCTGGACATCAGCGCCATGATCAAGGAGACCTACAGGTTGATGGAGGGCACCCCTGCTGAGATCCATCCCAGGAACATGCTGGCTGACTTCCAGCCCCTGACCAGAGGACAGTACCCTGTCTTTAACAAGTACCCCACCTACATAGTTGAGTACCAGTctcaggagagagaaaggatacGGCAACAGGAGATGGAGTTCCtcagagagag gCAGGCCGTGCAGGAGCTCCGTGCCGAGACGGTGCGTCGACAGGCTGAGGATGAGGCCTGGTACACACAGCAGGAGTTACTGCAGCAGGCTGAAGAACAACGCAGGAACATCTTACAGCAGGAGGAGAACAAGCTGGCCGAGCAGAGAACCAG GTTGGCAGCCATGAAGCGTGAGCTGAAGGTGAAGGAAATGCAGCTGATGGATGCGGCCCGGAGACGCTTCCAGAAGCACCAGCAGCACCAGAGGCTGACTGACCTGCACAGACTAGATGATCAGATACAGCAGAAG ATGAAGCTCAGAGAGCAGGAGAGTGCAGCAGCAGTCCAGGACGCAGAAGTCCGACAGATAGAGCTGGAGACACAGAGACGCCTGTTTGAACAG CAACTGGCCCAGGAACAGGTTAGTGTGAATCAGGAGGTGAGAGCAGAGGTGGACACCAGGACACGCAGGTCAGAGGTCGATAAGACCGCCTTCAGGCGGCACCTTGATGATGACACTGACATTGGCCTGGGGACCAACCAG ATTCTGGTAGAGTCCATGGCTGAAGCGGGCCAGGTCTGTACAGACACAGAATGGCAGGCTGAAGTGCTTAGACGTCTGGAGAGGGACGATATGCACCAGGACAGCCACAACCAACTCCTGGCCCGGGTACACAGAGAGACACGCGCCAAGGAAGACCAGCTGGTCAACGCCATGAAAGACATGGAGGGAAAGATG TGGGAAGAGGTGGTAGCCCAGAAAGCcaagctggaggaggagaagctGGCTGCAGACTCAGCTGAGGCCCACAGAAGAGTCTTCCTCAGTCAGGATCAAGAGGAGATGGAGCAGCACCAAGAAGAcctctggagccaggcccgttCTGTGG CAGGCCGACAGTGGGAGAGGAGCGCCAGGTCCCCGTGCTCCACTAGAGGACTTCTGGTACGGCCTGCTGGCTCAGGTCCAGCTCTGACGGAACCCAACACACCCTTCTGTTTAAACAACCAGTCCACCTCGGGTGAATCCACTAGCT TCTCCCTGGACCGGGGTCGAGCCGAGCTGGACTGCAGGGAGAGGAAGTTGATGCAGGACATTAGAGAACTTCGGCAGAAATTGGCGACCCGTGCCAAAACCTCCAACTCCACTACCTCACAGTCCCCCAACTCACAGTGa
- the tbc1d31 gene encoding TBC1 domain family member 31 isoform X1, with protein sequence MQTTDIGNKEDGKIWHRKPTPINGVMVSVIHSAAAYQSKIVRFLHITFDATGDSFLAGDHHGNIYVFDISANRFRLIQKTGQACTALAFNLRRTTEFLVALADYSVKCFDKDTKQLVSWMRGHEGAVSSVSVHSSGRYAITTSTDTAQLWDLDTFQRKRKLNVRQSVGIQRVFFLPLSNTILSCFSDDSIFAWECDTLFCKYQLPVPDQGPRFHYKAFAVTRDGKTLAAGGRSNLLHLWCLEARQLLRVIQMPPKVRTVRQLDFLPDSFDGGSSQTLGVLSQDGIMRFIHIQTCKLLFNIGSHDNAITSAAVSPNGRHVVTIMDNGGLNIYAVQSLTQEFNKPPPPLVKVVSGGGPSALTVKVKSESVQRPSKTSSRSVKTKVLRPPAVSVAEEKENELPDGLNQKRLLGLLKAFGEYPAKYRMFVWRSLLRLPENHAAFSSLTDKGLHSAYISIQERYPIKSHKLQRGLQRVLSALAHWAAIFGETEYLPLVAFPFVKLFQNNPLLCFEVVATIIVNWCQHWFEYFPNPPLNVLSMVENVLAHHDKELLQHLTDCGVTSQLYVWPLLETLFSEVLTREEWLKLFDNVFSNHPAFLLVTVVSYVTCCRAPLLLCNHKEDFKYFFHHRNNLDISAMIKETYRLMEGTPAEIHPRNMLADFQPLTRGQYPVFNKYPTYIVEYQSQERERIRQQEMEFLRERQAVQELRAETVRRQAEDEAWYTQQELLQQAEEQRRNILQQEENKLAEQRTRLAAMKRELKVKEMQLMDAARRRFQKHQQHQRLTDLHRLDDQIQQKMKLREQESAAAVQDAEVRQIELETQRRLFEQQLAQEQVSVNQEVRAEVDTRTRRSEVDKTAFRRHLDDDTDIGLGTNQVSRTNQILVESMAEAGQVCTDTEWQAEVLRRLERDDMHQDSHNQLLARVHRETRAKEDQLVNAMKDMEGKMWEEVVAQKAKLEEEKLAADSAEAHRRVFLSQDQEEMEQHQEDLWSQARSVAGRQWERSARSPCSTRGLLVRPAGSGPALTEPNTPFCLNNQSTSGESTSFSLDRGRAELDCRERKLMQDIRELRQKLATRAKTSNSTTSQSPNSQ encoded by the exons ATGCAGACTACAGACATAGGAAACAAGGAGGATGGGAAAATATGGCATCGAAAACCAACACCAATCAATGG gGTCATGGTCAGTGTGATTCACAGTGCAGCTGCATATCAGTCCAAAATTGTCCGTTTCCTCCATATCACCTTTGACGCCACGGGGGACTCTTTCCTGGCTGGCGACCATCATGGgaatatttatgtttttgacATCAGCGCAAACAG GTTTAGACTTATTCAAAAGACAGGCCAAGCATGCACAGCCCTGGCTTTTAATCTTCGCAGGACAACAGAGTTCTTGGTTGCTCTGGCCGACTACTCCGTCAAGTGCTTTGACAAAG ATACCAAGCAGCTGGTGAGCTGGATGCGGGGCCACGAGGGGGCGGTATCCTCGGTGTCGGTCCACAGCTCTGGCCGCTATGCCATCACCACGTCGACTGACACGGCTCAGCTCTGGGACCTGGACACCTTTCAGAGGAAGAGGAAGCTCAATGTCCGCCAGTCTGTTGGGATACAGAGG GTGTTCTTCCTTCCCCTAAGCAACACCATCCTCAGCTGTTTCAGTGACGACTCCATCTTTGCCTGGGAGTGTGACACGTTGTTCTGCAAATACCAGCTGCCCGTCCCTGACCAGGGGCCCAGATTTCACTACAAAGCGTTTGCCGTCACACG GGATGGGAAGACGCTGGCTGCTGGGGGTCGGTCCAACCTGCTCCACCTGTGGTGTCTGGAGGCTCGGCAGCTCCTCCGAGTGATCCAGATGCCCCCTAAGGTCCGCACTGTCAGACAGCTGGACTTCCTACCGGACAGCTTTGACGGTGGCTCCAGTCAG ACTCTCGGGGTTCTCAGTCAGGACGGGATAATGCGTTTCATCCACATACAGACCTGTAAGCTGCTCTTCAACATCGGATCCCATGACAACGCCATCACCTCAGCCGCTGTCAGTCCCAACGGACGCCATGTTGTCACTATAATGGACAACGGGGGCTTGAACATCTACGCTGTGCAGAGTCTGACCCAGGAATTCAATAAG CCTCCTCCGCCCCTGGTCAAAGTGGTGTCTGGTGGAGGCCCTTCAGCTCTGACTGTGAAGGTTAAATCAGAATCTGTCCAGAGGCCAAGTAAAACCTCCAGTCGATCGGTCAAGACCAAAGTCCTGAGGCCACCGGCGGTCTCCGTGGCGGAGGAAAAAGAG AATGAACTGCCTGACGGGCTGAACCAGAAGAGGCTGTTGGGGTTGCTAAAGGCATTTGGAGAATATCCTGCAAAGTACAG GATGTTTGTGTGGCGCTCGCTGTTACGGCTGCCGGAGAACCATGCTGCCTTCAGCAGTCTCACCGACAAAGGCCTGCACTCCGCCTACATCAGCATCCAGGAGCGCTACCCAATCAAGAGCCACAAACTGCAACGAGGCCTCCAAAG gGTGTTGTCTGCACTGGCTCACTGGGCGGCCATCTTTGGAGAGACGGAGTACTTGCCCCTGGTGGCGTTTCCCTTCGTCAAGCTCTTCCAGAATAATCCACTCCTCTGTTTTGAAGTGGTCGCCACCATTATAG tgAACTGGTGCCAGCACTGGTTTGAGTACTTCCCAAACCCTCCTCTGAACGTTCTGAGCATGGTGGAGAACGTTCTGGCCCACCATGACAAAGAACTACTCCAGCATCTCACAGACTGTGGAGTCACCTCTCAG CTGTACGTCTGGCCCCTCCTAGAGACGCTGTTCTCAGAGGTCCTGACCAGAGAAGAGTGGCTGAAACTCTTTGACAACGTCTTCTCCAACCATCCTGCTTTCCTGTTGGTCACTGTGGTGTCCTATGTCACCTGTTGCCGTGCTCCCCTGCTGCTCTGCAACCACAAGGAGGACTTCAAG taTTTCTTCCACCACCGTAACAACCTGGACATCAGCGCCATGATCAAGGAGACCTACAGGTTGATGGAGGGCACCCCTGCTGAGATCCATCCCAGGAACATGCTGGCTGACTTCCAGCCCCTGACCAGAGGACAGTACCCTGTCTTTAACAAGTACCCCACCTACATAGTTGAGTACCAGTctcaggagagagaaaggatacGGCAACAGGAGATGGAGTTCCtcagagagag gCAGGCCGTGCAGGAGCTCCGTGCCGAGACGGTGCGTCGACAGGCTGAGGATGAGGCCTGGTACACACAGCAGGAGTTACTGCAGCAGGCTGAAGAACAACGCAGGAACATCTTACAGCAGGAGGAGAACAAGCTGGCCGAGCAGAGAACCAG GTTGGCAGCCATGAAGCGTGAGCTGAAGGTGAAGGAAATGCAGCTGATGGATGCGGCCCGGAGACGCTTCCAGAAGCACCAGCAGCACCAGAGGCTGACTGACCTGCACAGACTAGATGATCAGATACAGCAGAAG ATGAAGCTCAGAGAGCAGGAGAGTGCAGCAGCAGTCCAGGACGCAGAAGTCCGACAGATAGAGCTGGAGACACAGAGACGCCTGTTTGAACAG CAACTGGCCCAGGAACAGGTTAGTGTGAATCAGGAGGTGAGAGCAGAGGTGGACACCAGGACACGCAGGTCAGAGGTCGATAAGACCGCCTTCAGGCGGCACCTTGATGATGACACTGACATTGGCCTGGGGACCAACCAGGTGAGCAGGACCAACCAG ATTCTGGTAGAGTCCATGGCTGAAGCGGGCCAGGTCTGTACAGACACAGAATGGCAGGCTGAAGTGCTTAGACGTCTGGAGAGGGACGATATGCACCAGGACAGCCACAACCAACTCCTGGCCCGGGTACACAGAGAGACACGCGCCAAGGAAGACCAGCTGGTCAACGCCATGAAAGACATGGAGGGAAAGATG TGGGAAGAGGTGGTAGCCCAGAAAGCcaagctggaggaggagaagctGGCTGCAGACTCAGCTGAGGCCCACAGAAGAGTCTTCCTCAGTCAGGATCAAGAGGAGATGGAGCAGCACCAAGAAGAcctctggagccaggcccgttCTGTGG CAGGCCGACAGTGGGAGAGGAGCGCCAGGTCCCCGTGCTCCACTAGAGGACTTCTGGTACGGCCTGCTGGCTCAGGTCCAGCTCTGACGGAACCCAACACACCCTTCTGTTTAAACAACCAGTCCACCTCGGGTGAATCCACTAGCT TCTCCCTGGACCGGGGTCGAGCCGAGCTGGACTGCAGGGAGAGGAAGTTGATGCAGGACATTAGAGAACTTCGGCAGAAATTGGCGACCCGTGCCAAAACCTCCAACTCCACTACCTCACAGTCCCCCAACTCACAGTGa
- the tbc1d31 gene encoding TBC1 domain family member 31 isoform X2, with product MQTTDIGNKEDGKIWHRKPTPINGVMVSVIHSAAAYQSKIVRFLHITFDATGDSFLAGDHHGNIYVFDISANRFRLIQKTGQACTALAFNLRRTTEFLVALADYSVKCFDKDTKQLVSWMRGHEGAVSSVSVHSSGRYAITTSTDTAQLWDLDTFQRKRKLNVRQSVGIQRVFFLPLSNTILSCFSDDSIFAWECDTLFCKYQLPVPDQGPRFHYKAFAVTRDGKTLAAGGRSNLLHLWCLEARQLLRVIQMPPKVRTVRQLDFLPDSFDGGSSQTLGVLSQDGIMRFIHIQTCKLLFNIGSHDNAITSAAVSPNGRHVVTIMDNGGLNIYAVQSLTQEFNKPPPPLVKVVSGGGPSALTVKVKSESVQRPSKTSSRSVKTKVLRPPAVSVAEEKENELPDGLNQKRLLGLLKAFGEYPAKYRMFVWRSLLRLPENHAAFSSLTDKGLHSAYISIQERYPIKSHKLQRGLQRVLSALAHWAAIFGETEYLPLVAFPFVKLFQNNPLLCFEVVATIIVNWCQHWFEYFPNPPLNVLSMVENVLAHHDKELLQHLTDCGVTSQLYVWPLLETLFSEVLTREEWLKLFDNVFSNHPAFLLVTVVSYVTCCRAPLLLCNHKEDFKYFFHHRNNLDISAMIKETYRLMEGTPAEIHPRNMLADFQPLTRGQYPVFNKYPTYIVEYQSQERERIRQQEMEFLRERQAVQELRAETVRRQAEDEAWYTQQELLQQAEEQRRNILQQEENKLAEQRTRLAAMKRELKVKEMQLMDAARRRFQKHQQHQRLTDLHRLDDQIQQKMKLREQESAAAVQDAEVRQIELETQRRLFEQQLAQEQVSVNQEVRAEVDTRTRRSEVDKTAFRRHLDDDTDIGLGTNQVSRTNQILVESMAEAGQVCTDTEWQAEVLRRLERDDMHQDSHNQLLARVHRETRAKEDQLVNAMKDMEGKMWEEVVAQKAKLEEEKLAADSAEAHRRVFLSQDQEEMEQHQEDLWSQARSVGRQWERSARSPCSTRGLLVRPAGSGPALTEPNTPFCLNNQSTSGESTSFSLDRGRAELDCRERKLMQDIRELRQKLATRAKTSNSTTSQSPNSQ from the exons ATGCAGACTACAGACATAGGAAACAAGGAGGATGGGAAAATATGGCATCGAAAACCAACACCAATCAATGG gGTCATGGTCAGTGTGATTCACAGTGCAGCTGCATATCAGTCCAAAATTGTCCGTTTCCTCCATATCACCTTTGACGCCACGGGGGACTCTTTCCTGGCTGGCGACCATCATGGgaatatttatgtttttgacATCAGCGCAAACAG GTTTAGACTTATTCAAAAGACAGGCCAAGCATGCACAGCCCTGGCTTTTAATCTTCGCAGGACAACAGAGTTCTTGGTTGCTCTGGCCGACTACTCCGTCAAGTGCTTTGACAAAG ATACCAAGCAGCTGGTGAGCTGGATGCGGGGCCACGAGGGGGCGGTATCCTCGGTGTCGGTCCACAGCTCTGGCCGCTATGCCATCACCACGTCGACTGACACGGCTCAGCTCTGGGACCTGGACACCTTTCAGAGGAAGAGGAAGCTCAATGTCCGCCAGTCTGTTGGGATACAGAGG GTGTTCTTCCTTCCCCTAAGCAACACCATCCTCAGCTGTTTCAGTGACGACTCCATCTTTGCCTGGGAGTGTGACACGTTGTTCTGCAAATACCAGCTGCCCGTCCCTGACCAGGGGCCCAGATTTCACTACAAAGCGTTTGCCGTCACACG GGATGGGAAGACGCTGGCTGCTGGGGGTCGGTCCAACCTGCTCCACCTGTGGTGTCTGGAGGCTCGGCAGCTCCTCCGAGTGATCCAGATGCCCCCTAAGGTCCGCACTGTCAGACAGCTGGACTTCCTACCGGACAGCTTTGACGGTGGCTCCAGTCAG ACTCTCGGGGTTCTCAGTCAGGACGGGATAATGCGTTTCATCCACATACAGACCTGTAAGCTGCTCTTCAACATCGGATCCCATGACAACGCCATCACCTCAGCCGCTGTCAGTCCCAACGGACGCCATGTTGTCACTATAATGGACAACGGGGGCTTGAACATCTACGCTGTGCAGAGTCTGACCCAGGAATTCAATAAG CCTCCTCCGCCCCTGGTCAAAGTGGTGTCTGGTGGAGGCCCTTCAGCTCTGACTGTGAAGGTTAAATCAGAATCTGTCCAGAGGCCAAGTAAAACCTCCAGTCGATCGGTCAAGACCAAAGTCCTGAGGCCACCGGCGGTCTCCGTGGCGGAGGAAAAAGAG AATGAACTGCCTGACGGGCTGAACCAGAAGAGGCTGTTGGGGTTGCTAAAGGCATTTGGAGAATATCCTGCAAAGTACAG GATGTTTGTGTGGCGCTCGCTGTTACGGCTGCCGGAGAACCATGCTGCCTTCAGCAGTCTCACCGACAAAGGCCTGCACTCCGCCTACATCAGCATCCAGGAGCGCTACCCAATCAAGAGCCACAAACTGCAACGAGGCCTCCAAAG gGTGTTGTCTGCACTGGCTCACTGGGCGGCCATCTTTGGAGAGACGGAGTACTTGCCCCTGGTGGCGTTTCCCTTCGTCAAGCTCTTCCAGAATAATCCACTCCTCTGTTTTGAAGTGGTCGCCACCATTATAG tgAACTGGTGCCAGCACTGGTTTGAGTACTTCCCAAACCCTCCTCTGAACGTTCTGAGCATGGTGGAGAACGTTCTGGCCCACCATGACAAAGAACTACTCCAGCATCTCACAGACTGTGGAGTCACCTCTCAG CTGTACGTCTGGCCCCTCCTAGAGACGCTGTTCTCAGAGGTCCTGACCAGAGAAGAGTGGCTGAAACTCTTTGACAACGTCTTCTCCAACCATCCTGCTTTCCTGTTGGTCACTGTGGTGTCCTATGTCACCTGTTGCCGTGCTCCCCTGCTGCTCTGCAACCACAAGGAGGACTTCAAG taTTTCTTCCACCACCGTAACAACCTGGACATCAGCGCCATGATCAAGGAGACCTACAGGTTGATGGAGGGCACCCCTGCTGAGATCCATCCCAGGAACATGCTGGCTGACTTCCAGCCCCTGACCAGAGGACAGTACCCTGTCTTTAACAAGTACCCCACCTACATAGTTGAGTACCAGTctcaggagagagaaaggatacGGCAACAGGAGATGGAGTTCCtcagagagag gCAGGCCGTGCAGGAGCTCCGTGCCGAGACGGTGCGTCGACAGGCTGAGGATGAGGCCTGGTACACACAGCAGGAGTTACTGCAGCAGGCTGAAGAACAACGCAGGAACATCTTACAGCAGGAGGAGAACAAGCTGGCCGAGCAGAGAACCAG GTTGGCAGCCATGAAGCGTGAGCTGAAGGTGAAGGAAATGCAGCTGATGGATGCGGCCCGGAGACGCTTCCAGAAGCACCAGCAGCACCAGAGGCTGACTGACCTGCACAGACTAGATGATCAGATACAGCAGAAG ATGAAGCTCAGAGAGCAGGAGAGTGCAGCAGCAGTCCAGGACGCAGAAGTCCGACAGATAGAGCTGGAGACACAGAGACGCCTGTTTGAACAG CAACTGGCCCAGGAACAGGTTAGTGTGAATCAGGAGGTGAGAGCAGAGGTGGACACCAGGACACGCAGGTCAGAGGTCGATAAGACCGCCTTCAGGCGGCACCTTGATGATGACACTGACATTGGCCTGGGGACCAACCAGGTGAGCAGGACCAACCAG ATTCTGGTAGAGTCCATGGCTGAAGCGGGCCAGGTCTGTACAGACACAGAATGGCAGGCTGAAGTGCTTAGACGTCTGGAGAGGGACGATATGCACCAGGACAGCCACAACCAACTCCTGGCCCGGGTACACAGAGAGACACGCGCCAAGGAAGACCAGCTGGTCAACGCCATGAAAGACATGGAGGGAAAGATG TGGGAAGAGGTGGTAGCCCAGAAAGCcaagctggaggaggagaagctGGCTGCAGACTCAGCTGAGGCCCACAGAAGAGTCTTCCTCAGTCAGGATCAAGAGGAGATGGAGCAGCACCAAGAAGAcctctggagccaggcccgttCTGTGG GCCGACAGTGGGAGAGGAGCGCCAGGTCCCCGTGCTCCACTAGAGGACTTCTGGTACGGCCTGCTGGCTCAGGTCCAGCTCTGACGGAACCCAACACACCCTTCTGTTTAAACAACCAGTCCACCTCGGGTGAATCCACTAGCT TCTCCCTGGACCGGGGTCGAGCCGAGCTGGACTGCAGGGAGAGGAAGTTGATGCAGGACATTAGAGAACTTCGGCAGAAATTGGCGACCCGTGCCAAAACCTCCAACTCCACTACCTCACAGTCCCCCAACTCACAGTGa